The DNA sequence TTGTGTTGCTCAATGATGGCAATTTGCCAAGTATCCGGTAGAATCGGCCCGTGAGCACGGCCGCAGGTCGGGATGCCTGGCGTCACCTCCACGAGATCTTCATGGGCGGTGGGGCACGGGACCGGTTGGCGCAGGCCGGCGCGAGTATCGGCATGTCGCCGAGCCTCATGAAGGCACTGTTCCACCTCGACGCCGACACGCCCATGCGTATGGGCGATCTGGCCGAGCACCTCGGCTGGGACGCGTCCTACGTCACGAACATCGCCGACGTGCTCGAGGCGCGCGGTTTCGCGGAGCGGCGGCCGCATCCCACCGACCGGCGCGTGAAGACGCTCGCGCTCAGCCCCGCGGGCGTCGCCGCGAAGCAGCAACTCTTCGACGTGCTGCACGAACCACCACCCGCGCTCGACGTGCTCACACCGGCGGAGCAACGTGAGCTGCGAGACTTGTTGCGCAAGGTCGCCGAGGCGGTGGAGCGGGGCCAGGCCCAATAGCCGATCGCCAAGGGGGGCACGGTGACGGATCCGAGGCAGAACCGGTTCGATCGGCGCGAGTTGTTGCGCGGGGCCGCGGTGCTCGGCGCCGCGGCGGCCTTCGGCGCGTGCTCGAGCAGCAGCGGCAAACGCGCGGTCGCGACGCGGCTCACGTCACCGTCGACGACCGCGCTGCCGACCACGACCGTGCCGCGCCGCCCGCGTCGGCCCGGTGATCGCCCGGATCCCTCCAAGCCGGCGGGCGTCGACATGCTCCCGAAGATCGAGCACATCGTCGTGCTGATGATGGAGAACCACTCGTTCGACAACTACCTCGGCGTGCTCGGTCGCGGCGACGGGCTGCCGCTCGATGCCGCGGGCAAGCCGTTGCCCGCGCTGCCCGACGGCACCGGTCACTACATCCACTCGTTCCCGATGCCCACGACGTGTCAGTTGAAGGCGCTACCGAGCCAGGCCTGGCAGGCGAGTCACCTGTCACTCGGGAACGGCGACAACTCCGGCTTCGTGAAGGCGTGCGGTCCGGTCGCGATGGGTTACTTCACACCCGACGACATTCCCTTCTACGCAGGCCTCGCGCGCACGTATCCGCTCTCTGACCGTTGGTTCGCGTCGTGCCTCGCGCAGACGTATCCGAACCGGCGCTTCCTCATGGCGGGCTCCGCGGCGGGCGTCATCGACACGACGGCCGCGTCGGTCGTCGCGCCGCCACCACCCAACGGCGTGATCATGGAACGCCTCGAAGCGCACGGCCTGTCGTGGATGAGCTACTACGTCGACATCTCCGCGTCGTTCCTCTTCCCGAGCTTCATGACGACGCGTTTGAACCACACCGCGCACATCGAGCGCTTCTACCAGGACGCGAAGAACGGCACGCTGCCCGCGCTCTCGTACGTCGATCCCGCGTTCGACGACAGGTACGGCGAGTCGGAGGAGAATCCCGCCGACATCCGCGTCGGTGAGCAGTTCGCGGCGAAGGTCGTGCACGCGGTCACCACCGGCAAGGCGTGGGACAAGACCGTGTTGATCTGGCTCTACGACGAGCACGGTGGTTACTACGACCACGTCGTTCCGCCGCGCGCGATCGCGCCCGACTCGATCCCGCCGAACCTGCCGCCCGGCGCGATCAAGGCCGGTTACGACCAGTACGGCTTCCGCGTGCCGGCCGCGATCATCTCGCCGTACGCGAAGAAGCATTACGTGTCGCACGTGGTGCACGACCACACGTCGATCCTGAAGCTCATCGAGACGAAGTGGAACCTCCCCGCGCTGACGTTCCGCGATGCAAACGCCGACGACCTGCTCGACTCGCTCGACTTCGAGAATCCGCCCGCGTTCGCGGAGCCACCGGAATTGCCGGAGCCCGCGCTCGGGCTGAACGGCCCGCCGCCCGCGACGGTCGACTGCGGTGGTGTGGGTGCCGGCGCCATTCCGCCGCCCGGCGCGCGCACGACCACACCGTGACGCGCGTTCGCCGCATGACCGGCGGCGTGCTCGCGCTCGGCCTCGCGATCGTGCTCAGCGGCGCGGGCGCGATCGGTGCCGGCGCGGCGAGCGACCACGCGCCGGGCTCGCCGACCGACCTGCGCGTCGACGAGGCGGTCGCGCCGCTGTGGGTCACGGCGACACCGACGTTCGGCTGGATCCCCGTCGACACGGATCGGGACGAGATCCAGACCGCGTACGAGGTGGTGGTGGCGAGCGCACCGACCACCGACCCGAACGCGTCGACCGTGCTCGCCGACACCGGCCGGGTCTCGTCGAGCGCGGAGTCGTCGGTCGCCGTCGCGCACCTCCGACTGAAGCCCGACCACCGCTACTGGTGGACGGTGCGCACCTGGGACCGGGCGGGAACGCGCGGCGCGTTCGCGAAGCCGCAACCGTTCGACACCGCGCTCGGCGACGGCGACTGGCACGCGGACTGGATCCGCCGGCCCGAGCCACCGAGCAATCCGCGCGAGGACTACTTCCTCCTGCGCGACACGTTCACGGTCGGCGGCAGCGCGATCGTGCGCGCCCGCGCGTACCTCTCCGCGGCGCAGCAGTACGAGCTGTACGTCAACGGCACGCGCGTCGGCGGGGGTCCGTCGTACTCGTACCCCGACGAGCAGTACTACACGAGCACCGACATCGCGCCGTACCTGAAGCCCGGGCTCAACGCGATCGGAATGATCGTGCACAACCTCGGGCCCGGTCAGGGTCGGCCGGCCGAGCCGCCCGGCGCGATCGCGCACCTCACGATCGACCATCGCGACGGCTTCCGACAGACCTTCACGACGAGCGGTCGCTGGCGCGTGCACGAGGGGCCGTGGTTGCCGGCGACCGCGCGCAATGACGAGGGCGACTACGTCGAGAACATCGACGCGCGCCTGCTCCCACCGAGCTGGGCGACCGCGTCGTTCGACGACAGCACGTGGGAGCACGCGCTCGTCGTGGGCGCGCACCCGGTTGCGCCGTGGACGCATCTGATCGCGCAGCGCACGCAGATCGTCGAGAAACCGGTGAAGCCCGTGAGCTTCCGCCGGCTCGCCAACGGTGCGTACGTCGCCGACTTCGGCTCGGTGATCGCGGCGACGCCGCAGATCTCGCTGCACGCGGGTATCGCCGGTCGCGCGCTCACGCTGCTCCAGGGCTACCTGCTCGATCCAGGCGGCGCGGTGTCGACGACGAAGGGCACGCAGGAGACCGACATGCACGACTCGTACGTCGAGCGGGCCGGCCCGCAGACGCTGCGACCGTTCGGCTATCTCGGCTTCCGCTACGTCGAGCTCACGAACCCCGGTGAGATCCTGCACGCGAGCGACGTCGTCGCGTACGCGCGTCACGCGGGCATGCCCGGCGACGACGCCAGCACGTTCACGTCGTCGTCACCGATCCTGAACCGCATCTGGGAGCTCGCGCGCCACTCCGCGCTCTACGGCTCGCAGGAGCAGTTCGTCGACACACCGACACGCGAGCGCGGCCAGTTCGGCCAAGACTCGTCGAACACGTCGAGCGTCACGCAGGTCGCGTTCGCGGAGCGGAACCTCACATGGCAGGCGTTGCGCGACTTCGCGCGCTCCCAGAAGCGTTACTGGCCCGACGGCCGCGTCAACGCGGTCTATCCGAACGGCGACGGCAAGCGCGACATCCCCGACCTCACCGAGAACTACCCGATCTGGGTGATGCGGTACTACGACATCACGGGTGACCGGTCGGAGCTCGCGACGCTCTATCCGGTGATTCGCAACGTCGCGAGCTACGTCGCGCGCGCGATCTCTCCCGCGGCCGGACTCGTCACGAACCTGCCCGGTGGCGGCGGCGACTACAACGGCGGCATCGTCGACTGGCCGATTCAAGAGCGCTTTGGCTACGACATGACGACCGTCGCGCGCACGACCGAGAGCATCATCGCGATCGAGATGTTCCGCGAGCTGAGGGACGCGGCGCGTGCGTTGCACCGCCCGGCGCGCGAGATCGATGCGTACGCGACGCGGGCGACGGCGCTGACGAAGGCCGTGAACACGCGCCTACGCCGGCCCGACGGCGTGTACATCGACGGGCTCCACCAGAACGGCACGCAGAGCACGCACGCGTCGCAGCAGGCCAACGCGTACGCGCTCGCAGCCGGGATCGTGCCGGCTTCCGATCGCGAGACCGTCGTCGCGCACGTCGAGCAACTCGGCATGGCGACGGGTCCCGACATCGCGGCCGTGCTGCTCCAGGGACTGCACGCGTCGGGCAACGACGACGCGCTCGTCAAGCTCATCAGCAACCCGAAGATCCCGGGCTGGGCGCAGATCCTTTCCCGCGGCGCGACGTTCACGTGGGAGAGCTGGGACGCGCGCGACGTGTACGGCGACAGCGAGTCCCACGCGTGGGGCTCGACCGTGCTGCCCGCGCTCACGACCGACGTCCTGGGCGTGTCGGTGACGAAGCCCGGCGCGAGCGAGGTCACGGTCGCCCCACCGACGCTCAGCACCGTGACGAGCGCCCGAGGCCGGCTCGCGACCGAGCGCGGCCCCGTCGCCGTCGCGTGGAAGCGCATCGACGCGACGCACTTCAAGCTCGACCTCACCGTGCCGGACAATGTCGTCGCGCACATCACGGTGCCCGCGCACGCGACGAGCGACGTGTTCGAGAACGGAAGCACCGTGCTCGCGAGCCTCGCCTCGGGTCGGGTGCAGGATGGGACATTGCGGTTCACGGTCGGGTCCGGTCAGTACTCGCTCGACATCCGCCCCCGCCCGATCGCCGACGATGTCTTGCACGCATCGGGCGCGTCGAACGTCGGACGGTGGCTCGCGTTCGTCGTCGGCGCGCTCGTGCTGTTGTTCCTCGCCGCGGCGTTCGTGGCGTTCGCGCGCCGGCGCCGCGCCGCGGCCTGACCGAGCCGACCGTGCCCCGCCGCGTCACGCTGGTTGCCGTCGACGACCACGGCGCGGTGCTCGGCGCGCTCGCGCCGTTCGACGTCGAGTTGCCGTGGTGGTCGGAGATCGAGTCGGTCGTCGACGGCGCGCGTGAGCACCACGCGGTCGACGTCGTCGTGTTGCGCCTGCTCGAGGCGCGCCCGCCCGGCGACCCGCTCGAGATGGGCGGCGACGCGACCTACGCCGTCGAGCGGCGCGGCGAAGCGCAATTGCGACCCGTCGACGCGCGCGTCGCCGCACTCGCCACCAGCGACGACCCGTTGCGCCTGCCGTACGCGCGTCCGGGCGGACCCGCGCGCGAGCTCGCGTGGGCCGAGTCGGTGCTCGCGACACACGGTCGGGCCTCGACCGGAGCCGCGCGGCAGATGCGCACGTGGAACCTGTCGAGCATCTGGCAGATCCCGACCGCGGCCGGCCCGGTGTGGCTCAAGAGCGTGCCGCCCTTCTTCGCACACGAAGGCGCGGTGATCGACCGGCTCGCGGATCCCGCCCTCCCGCCGCTGCTCGGCTTCGAGCCCGGACGCGTCCTCATGGACGACATCCCCGGCGTCGATCACTACGACGCCGCCGAACGCACCATCGCGCGCGCGATCACGACGCTCGTCGGGATCCAGGATCGCGTCGCGAACGAGATCGACGCGCTCTTCGGCCTCGGGCTACCCGACTGGCGCGGGCCCGCGCTGCGCGCCCTCGCCACCGACGTCGTCGAACGGCACGCGCCCGAGCTCGTGTCCGATGAACGCGACGCGCTCGACCGGCTGCTCGCGACCTTCGACGCGCGCACGGCCGAGATCGACGCGTGCGGTCTGCCGATCACGATCGTCCACGGCGACTTCCACCCCGGCAACCTGCGCGGCGATCCGGACGCGCCGACGCTGCTCGACTGGGGCGACTGTGGCGTCGGTCATCCGCTGCTCGACCATCCCGCGCTGTTCACGTCGCGCGCCGTCGCTCACGACGAAACCCTTCGCGCGCACTGGGCGAACGAGTGGCGCACCCGCCGGCCGGGCTGTGATCCCGAGCGGGCGGCGGCGCGGATCCGGCCGATCGCCGCGCTGCGTCAGGCCGTCATCTACCGCGGGTTCCTCGACCACATCGAGGCGTCCGAGCGCATCTATCACGAGGCCGATCCGGCCCGTTGGCTCCGGATCGCGGCCGCGGAAAGCTGACCGAAACGTGCTCAAGGTCACGTTCGTCCGGCCGGATGGCCGTCGCACCTGAGCGGTACCCTGATCCCATGGCCGATCCGGCGAACTTCGCCGAACAAGCGATGCCCTACATGTCGGCGTTGTACGCGGCCGCGATGCGCATGACGCGCAACCCGAGCGACGCCGAGGATCTCGTCCAGGAGACATACCTGCGCGCGTACCGCGGGTTCGGCGGCTTCCAAGAGGGCACGAACCTCAAGGCCTGGCTCTACAAGATCCTCACGAACACGTTCATCAACATCTACCGGGCGAAGAAGCGCCGTCCCGAGCAGGTCGACCTCGACGACACCGAGGACTTCTACCTCTTCCGCCGGCTCGGCGGGCTCGAGGCGGTCGACGCGATGCGCACCCCCGAGACCGAGGTCCTCGACGCCATTCCCGACTCCGAGGTCAAGGAGGCGCTCGAGTCGATTCCCGAGCAGTTCCGCATGGCCGTGATCCTCTGCGACATCGAGGGCTTCTCGTACAAGGAGATCGCCGAGATCCTCGACGTGCCCATCGGAACCGTGATGAGTCGCATCCACCGAGGAAGAAAGCTCCTGCAGAAGCGGTTGTGGGAGTTCGCTGGGGAGCACAACCTGCGACCGACCGTCGAGAGCGCAACAGGGAGTTAGCTCCGGATGGACTGCGAGAAGGCGATCCACCAGGTGTACTCGTACCTCGACGGCGAGCTCACCGTGTGGAAGCGGATGGCGATCGCCCGCCACCTCGACGACTGTCCTCCCTGCCTCCAGGGCTTCGCCTTCGAGGTGGAGCTGCGCAGGGTGATCGTGTCGAAGTGCTCGGAGGAGGTCCCCGAGACCCTCCGCATCCGCATCGCCGAGGTCCTCGGCTTCGGCGAGATCGACCCTTTCCTGCCGTAGCGGAGCCCTCCCGTCCGCATGGTCGTGTGCTCGCTCCGCTCGGCACGGGGCTGCGCCGCGCGGCCCGCGGCGACCGCTCACCCGCTCCGCGTCCGGACCCCGTGTCCGGGCGCCTCTAACATCGTCGGACGCTGACCGTCCACGATTGCTGGGGAGCGAGCCGGTGAGACCCTCGGAGATTCTCGGGATGCTGGGCGGGGTCGTGCTCGGCCTCGGTCTCGTCGCGCTCGCCGCGTTCATGTACGTCGACCGCAGCATGGGCAAGCCGTGGCACTTCTGGATCGCCCCGCTGCTCGGGCTCGTGGCCGCGGCCTCGCTCGTGCAACTGGCCGTCGGGTATTGGATGAAGGTCGGCCGCCTGCAGACGAAGGGTCGCCCACGGAGTGACTGACGACGGCGCGGTCTCGACGCCTCCCGTTGTCGCCTCGGTGAGGGTCGGGTCGCGACCCGACCCGGTCGACTGGCCGACGGCGACGCGCGTCGCGCGCCTCGTGGCCGGCCGGGACCAGATCGCGTCGTCGTACCTCGGTGCGTCGCTGGCACGCGACTTCGCCGCCGTGACCACCGAGGCCGAGGATCTCGTCGCCGACTTCACCGGCCTGCGCGCGCCGGGCCGCGCGCACGCGCAGCTGCTCGATCGCGGGGGCTGGGTCGAGGCGAACGTCGCGTCGATGCGCACGATGCTCGCCCCGCTCACCGAGCGCCTCGGCGAGCGACTCGCGCAGAGCCCGATCGCGCCGGTCGGTCGGCGCGTCGCCGGCGTCGAGGTCGGCTCGCTGCTCGGCTACCTCTCGCAGCGCGTGCTCGGTCAGTACGACCTGCTGGTGCCCGACTCCGAAGGGCAGGCCGCCGACACCGACGCGGTCTACTACGTCGGCCCGAACATCCTCGGGCTCGAGAAGCGCTTCGCGTTCCGTCCGCTCGACTTCCGACGCTGGATCGCGATCCACGAGGTGACGCACCGTGCGCAGTTCACGGGTGTCCCGTGGATGAAGGACTACTTCCTCTCGCTCGTGCAGGGTTCGCTCTCGATCGTCGACCCCGACCCCGCCGTGCTGCTGCGCGCGATCGGACGCATCGCCGACGCGGTGAAGGCGGGCAAGAACCCGCTCGACGAGGGCGGCCTCGTCGGGCTGTTCGCCTCGCCCGAGCAGCAGGTGATCCTCGAGCGCGTGCAGGCCTTGATGTCGCTGCTCGAAGGCCACGGCAACTACGTGATGAACGTGCTCGGCGAGCGCCACGTACAGGGCGCGGATCGCATGGCGCGCGTGCTGCACGCGCGGCGGCAGCAGAAGGGCATCAGCGGCCAGATGCAGAAGCTGCTCGGTATCGAGATGAAGATGCGGCAGTACGAGGTCGGGGAGCGCTTCGTGCGGGGGGTCGAGCGCATCGCCGGCATCGCCGCCCTCGACGCCGCGTGGCGCGACGCCGCGAGCCTGCCGACGGTGCCCGAGCTCGACGATCCGGAAGCGTGGCTCACGCGGGTCGCGAGCACGCGCGCCGCGACCGGCTGACGCGTCGCCGTGGGCGGGCTCGAGCGGTGGCTCGCGCGCGTCCCGCGGCTGGCAACGCTCGCCCGTGAGGAGACGCGCGTCGTCGTCGGGTGCTCGGGTGGCGCCGACTCGCTCGCGCTGCTCGCCCTGACTGCGGCGGCGGGTGTCGCCGTCGAGGCCATCTACGTCGACCATGGTCTGCGCGCCGGATCGGCGTGTGACTTCGCCGTCGTTGCCGACGCGGCGCGGCGATTCGGTGTGGTTGCGCGTTCGGCCGCGGTCGACGTGGGATCGGGTCCGAACCTCGAAGCGCGGGCCCGTGACGCGCGCTACGCCGCGCTCGATGCCGCGCGCGTGGAAGCGGGCGCCGCGTACGTCCTCGTCGGGCACACCGCCGACGATCAGGCGGAGACCGTGCTGCTCAACCTGCTGCGCGGCGCCGCGACCGCGGGGCTCGCGGCGATGCGCGAGATCGCAGGCACCGTCGTCCGGCCGCTGCTTCCGCTGCGGCGCGCCGACACCGCCGAGATCTGCGCGCGCCTCGGGCTCGCGCCCGTCGTCGACCCGATGAACGCCGAGCCGCGCTACCGCCGGGTCTGGCTGCGGCGCGAGGTCATCCCCGCGCTCGAGGCGGGTGCGGCGCGCGACCTGCCCGCGTTGCTCTCGCGCCAGGCCGAGGTGCTGCGCGAGGAAGCCGACCTGTTGGAGTCGCTCGCGGCGGGCGCGCTCGCCGATGCCGGTGATCCGCCCCGGGTCGACGCGCTCGTGGCGCTCGACCCCGCGCTCGCGCGCCGCGCGATCCGGCAGTGGCTCGGCGGAGCACCGCCGGCGCTCGCAACGGTCGACGCGGTGCTCGCGGTCGTGCGGGGCGAACGGCGCGCGGTCGAGGTGCCCGGCGGCGATCGGATCGTGCGCCGGCGGGGCCGGCTCCTTCGCGAGGCGCCCGCCGCCGTACCGCCGGATGACGCGCCGTGTCGGCTCGCAGTGCCGGGCGCGGCCGCGGGACTCGGCCTCGACTTCGAGTGCTGGATCGAGCGGGCCGCGCCGGTCGCGTGGCCGGACGGCATCGACACCTGCGTCGTCGACGCCGACGTCGTCGGCGAGCGCGCGTGGTTGCGGGCACCGGCGCTCGGTGAACGCTTCGTGCCACTCGGACTGGGACACACGACGGCGATTGCAGGGGTCGCGCGGGCGGAGACCGCACGGGTCGTCGCCACCGACCCGACCGGCGGGGCCGTGTGGGTCGTGGGGTACCGTATCGACGACCGGGTGCGCGTAACCGCGCGTACGCGTCGATTCCTCTGGATGACCGTGACGCACCGAGTCCGCGCTTGATGAACGACTCTGATCTCGGCCGTGTGATCGTCGATGCCGACGAGGTGCAGCAGCGCGTCTCGGAGCTCGGCAAGGAGATCACGAGCGACTTCGCCGACGATCCGCCCTTGCTCGTCGGCGTGCTCAAGGGCGCGTTCATGTTCATGGCCGATCTGTCGCGATCGATCGACCTGCCGGTCGAGTTCGACTTCATGGCGGTGGCGTCGTACGGATCGGCGACGCGCACGAGTGGTGTCGTGCGCATCGTGAAGGACCTCGACATCGACCTCACCGGCCGGCGCGTCCTCATCGTCGAGGACATCGTCGACTCCGGCCTCACGCTGTCGTACCTGCGCAAGAACCTGATGGCGCGCAGCCCGTCGTCGCTCGACGTGTGCGCGCTGCTCGTGAAGGAAGGTCTGCAGCGCAACGACCCCGACCTCAAGTACACGGGCTTCAAGATCCCGCCGGTGTTCGTCGTCGGATACGGGCTCGACGCGGCAGAGCGGTACCGCAACCTTCCGTACATCGTCGAGTACCTGCCCGGAGAAGACGTGTGACCGACGCCGGCGGATCCGCTGCCGGCGACGGCGGCGGCATCGACCTGCCGCGCATCGAGCGCGCCGTGCGCGAGTTGCTGCTCGCGATCGGGGAGGACCCCGACCGTGACGGCCTCGTGCGCACGCCGCACCGCGTCGCCGAGATGTACCGCGAGATCGCGGGCGGTCTGCACGAAGACCCGACGCACCACCTCACCGTCACGTTCGAGGCCGGCCACGACGAGATGGTCATGGTGCGCGACATCCCGATCTACTCGTTCTGCGAGCACCACCTCCTGCCGTTCCACGGGCGCGCGCACGTCGCGTACATCCCGGGACAGGACGGCCGCATCACCGGTCTCTCGAAGGTCGCGCGCCTCGTCGACGGGTTCGCGAAGCGTCCGCAGGTGCAGGAGCGCCTCACCACCCAGATCGCCGACGCGATCGTCGCCGCGCTCGCGCCGCGCGGCGCGTTCGTGCTCATCGAGGCGGAGCATCTGTGCATGTCGATGCGCGGCGTGCGCAAGCCGGGATCGGTCACCGTCACCTCCGCGGTGCGGGGCATGTTCAAGGACAGCCCGGCGACCCGCGCCGAAGCCTTCTCCATCCTCAGCCTGCCCAGCCGCGGCTGACTGCGCCGATCTGGTCGGGCTCCCAAGCTTCGCCCTCCCCGACGCCTCGGTGAGCGGGTCGGACGGACCGCAACACGACCCGTCCGTCGAGGCGCGTACGCACCCGAGAAGCCGGTTCCAGGCTCCCGGCGGCGCAGGAGGCGCCGAGTAACGTGCGGCCCGTGCCCAGGCCGTTCTCGGTGGTCGATCTGCCCGAACGGGCCGTCATGGGCGTCGTGAACGTCACCCCCGACTCCTTCTCCGACGGCGGCCGCTTCCTCGATCCCGAGCGGGCCATCGCGCACGCCCGCGACCTGGTCGCGGCGGGTGCCGACCTGCTCGACATCGGCGGCGAGTCGACGCGTCCGGGTGCCGAGCCGGTCACCGCGGCCGAGGAGCTCGAGCGCGTGCTCCCCGTCGTCGAGGCGCTCGCGACCGACGGCAGGGTGCCGGTCAGTGTCGACACGAGCAAGGCCGACGTCGCGGCGGCGGCGCTGCGCGCGGGCGCGCGGGTCGTGAACGACGTGACCGCGGGGCGAGGTGATCCCGAGCTGCTCGAGGTCGTGGCCGCGGCCGACGCCGGTCTCGTCGTCATGCACATGCAGGGCGAGCCGCGCACGATGCAGCACCACCCGCACTACGACGACGTCGTCGGCGAGGTCGGCGCGTTCCTCGCGGCGCGTCTCGATGTCGCGCGCGCGGCCGGCATTCGCGACGACGCGCTGCTCGCAGATCCCGGCATCGGGTTCGGCAAGACCGTCGCGCACAACCTCGAGCTGCTGGCGCGGCTCGACTCGACGGCGCGCGCGCTGAGCGTGCCCGTCGTCATCGGTGCCTCGCGCAAGGGATTCCTCGGACGCATCACCGGCGCGACCGAGCCGGCCGACCGCGACGACGCGACCTTGGCGACGAGCGTGTGGTCGTTCACGAACGGTGCGCGCGTCGTGCGGGTGCACGACGTCGCGTCGTCGGCGCGCGTCGTCCGGCTGCTCGACGTGATGGCGCGCGCAACTCAGGACGGGGTCGCGGCATGACGTTGCGGGGGCGCTGGGCACAGGGGCTGCAGCCGCGGTTCTTCTGCTGGATCATCAAGGACCGGCTCGCCGCGGCCGAACGGCCCGGCGGGTTCGCGCGCAACCACCGGAAGGTGCGCCGCCAGGAAGAGCTCATCTGGTTGAAGGCACATGGCTTCACGCGCATCGTGTCGCTGCTCGACTCCCCGCACAACATCCACGCCTACGAA is a window from the Acidimicrobiia bacterium genome containing:
- a CDS encoding MarR family winged helix-turn-helix transcriptional regulator, translating into MSTAAGRDAWRHLHEIFMGGGARDRLAQAGASIGMSPSLMKALFHLDADTPMRMGDLAEHLGWDASYVTNIADVLEARGFAERRPHPTDRRVKTLALSPAGVAAKQQLFDVLHEPPPALDVLTPAEQRELRDLLRKVAEAVERGQAQ
- a CDS encoding alkaline phosphatase family protein, coding for MTDPRQNRFDRRELLRGAAVLGAAAAFGACSSSSGKRAVATRLTSPSTTALPTTTVPRRPRRPGDRPDPSKPAGVDMLPKIEHIVVLMMENHSFDNYLGVLGRGDGLPLDAAGKPLPALPDGTGHYIHSFPMPTTCQLKALPSQAWQASHLSLGNGDNSGFVKACGPVAMGYFTPDDIPFYAGLARTYPLSDRWFASCLAQTYPNRRFLMAGSAAGVIDTTAASVVAPPPPNGVIMERLEAHGLSWMSYYVDISASFLFPSFMTTRLNHTAHIERFYQDAKNGTLPALSYVDPAFDDRYGESEENPADIRVGEQFAAKVVHAVTTGKAWDKTVLIWLYDEHGGYYDHVVPPRAIAPDSIPPNLPPGAIKAGYDQYGFRVPAAIISPYAKKHYVSHVVHDHTSILKLIETKWNLPALTFRDANADDLLDSLDFENPPAFAEPPELPEPALGLNGPPPATVDCGGVGAGAIPPPGARTTTP
- a CDS encoding family 78 glycoside hydrolase catalytic domain, whose amino-acid sequence is MTRVRRMTGGVLALGLAIVLSGAGAIGAGAASDHAPGSPTDLRVDEAVAPLWVTATPTFGWIPVDTDRDEIQTAYEVVVASAPTTDPNASTVLADTGRVSSSAESSVAVAHLRLKPDHRYWWTVRTWDRAGTRGAFAKPQPFDTALGDGDWHADWIRRPEPPSNPREDYFLLRDTFTVGGSAIVRARAYLSAAQQYELYVNGTRVGGGPSYSYPDEQYYTSTDIAPYLKPGLNAIGMIVHNLGPGQGRPAEPPGAIAHLTIDHRDGFRQTFTTSGRWRVHEGPWLPATARNDEGDYVENIDARLLPPSWATASFDDSTWEHALVVGAHPVAPWTHLIAQRTQIVEKPVKPVSFRRLANGAYVADFGSVIAATPQISLHAGIAGRALTLLQGYLLDPGGAVSTTKGTQETDMHDSYVERAGPQTLRPFGYLGFRYVELTNPGEILHASDVVAYARHAGMPGDDASTFTSSSPILNRIWELARHSALYGSQEQFVDTPTRERGQFGQDSSNTSSVTQVAFAERNLTWQALRDFARSQKRYWPDGRVNAVYPNGDGKRDIPDLTENYPIWVMRYYDITGDRSELATLYPVIRNVASYVARAISPAAGLVTNLPGGGGDYNGGIVDWPIQERFGYDMTTVARTTESIIAIEMFRELRDAARALHRPAREIDAYATRATALTKAVNTRLRRPDGVYIDGLHQNGTQSTHASQQANAYALAAGIVPASDRETVVAHVEQLGMATGPDIAAVLLQGLHASGNDDALVKLISNPKIPGWAQILSRGATFTWESWDARDVYGDSESHAWGSTVLPALTTDVLGVSVTKPGASEVTVAPPTLSTVTSARGRLATERGPVAVAWKRIDATHFKLDLTVPDNVVAHITVPAHATSDVFENGSTVLASLASGRVQDGTLRFTVGSGQYSLDIRPRPIADDVLHASGASNVGRWLAFVVGALVLLFLAAAFVAFARRRRAAA
- a CDS encoding phosphotransferase is translated as MPRRVTLVAVDDHGAVLGALAPFDVELPWWSEIESVVDGAREHHAVDVVVLRLLEARPPGDPLEMGGDATYAVERRGEAQLRPVDARVAALATSDDPLRLPYARPGGPARELAWAESVLATHGRASTGAARQMRTWNLSSIWQIPTAAGPVWLKSVPPFFAHEGAVIDRLADPALPPLLGFEPGRVLMDDIPGVDHYDAAERTIARAITTLVGIQDRVANEIDALFGLGLPDWRGPALRALATDVVERHAPELVSDERDALDRLLATFDARTAEIDACGLPITIVHGDFHPGNLRGDPDAPTLLDWGDCGVGHPLLDHPALFTSRAVAHDETLRAHWANEWRTRRPGCDPERAAARIRPIAALRQAVIYRGFLDHIEASERIYHEADPARWLRIAAAES
- a CDS encoding sigma-70 family RNA polymerase sigma factor, whose protein sequence is MADPANFAEQAMPYMSALYAAAMRMTRNPSDAEDLVQETYLRAYRGFGGFQEGTNLKAWLYKILTNTFINIYRAKKRRPEQVDLDDTEDFYLFRRLGGLEAVDAMRTPETEVLDAIPDSEVKEALESIPEQFRMAVILCDIEGFSYKEIAEILDVPIGTVMSRIHRGRKLLQKRLWEFAGEHNLRPTVESATGS
- the rsrA gene encoding mycothiol system anti-sigma-R factor → MDCEKAIHQVYSYLDGELTVWKRMAIARHLDDCPPCLQGFAFEVELRRVIVSKCSEEVPETLRIRIAEVLGFGEIDPFLP
- a CDS encoding zinc-dependent metalloprotease; this translates as MRVGSRPDPVDWPTATRVARLVAGRDQIASSYLGASLARDFAAVTTEAEDLVADFTGLRAPGRAHAQLLDRGGWVEANVASMRTMLAPLTERLGERLAQSPIAPVGRRVAGVEVGSLLGYLSQRVLGQYDLLVPDSEGQAADTDAVYYVGPNILGLEKRFAFRPLDFRRWIAIHEVTHRAQFTGVPWMKDYFLSLVQGSLSIVDPDPAVLLRAIGRIADAVKAGKNPLDEGGLVGLFASPEQQVILERVQALMSLLEGHGNYVMNVLGERHVQGADRMARVLHARRQQKGISGQMQKLLGIEMKMRQYEVGERFVRGVERIAGIAALDAAWRDAASLPTVPELDDPEAWLTRVASTRAATG
- the tilS gene encoding tRNA lysidine(34) synthetase TilS, whose amino-acid sequence is MGGLERWLARVPRLATLAREETRVVVGCSGGADSLALLALTAAAGVAVEAIYVDHGLRAGSACDFAVVADAARRFGVVARSAAVDVGSGPNLEARARDARYAALDAARVEAGAAYVLVGHTADDQAETVLLNLLRGAATAGLAAMREIAGTVVRPLLPLRRADTAEICARLGLAPVVDPMNAEPRYRRVWLRREVIPALEAGAARDLPALLSRQAEVLREEADLLESLAAGALADAGDPPRVDALVALDPALARRAIRQWLGGAPPALATVDAVLAVVRGERRAVEVPGGDRIVRRRGRLLREAPAAVPPDDAPCRLAVPGAAAGLGLDFECWIERAAPVAWPDGIDTCVVDADVVGERAWLRAPALGERFVPLGLGHTTAIAGVARAETARVVATDPTGGAVWVVGYRIDDRVRVTARTRRFLWMTVTHRVRA
- the hpt gene encoding hypoxanthine phosphoribosyltransferase, which gives rise to MNDSDLGRVIVDADEVQQRVSELGKEITSDFADDPPLLVGVLKGAFMFMADLSRSIDLPVEFDFMAVASYGSATRTSGVVRIVKDLDIDLTGRRVLIVEDIVDSGLTLSYLRKNLMARSPSSLDVCALLVKEGLQRNDPDLKYTGFKIPPVFVVGYGLDAAERYRNLPYIVEYLPGEDV